The sequence ATAGCTACACCTGGGGTTTTGGTTCCTTTGCCGGTAGCATTGGTTAGTAGTAATACGAGTTTCTGAGCCGCAGGTATATACTGGATATTTGCATGGATGTCCTGCATATTCGATGTGTAAGGTAGCAGCTGGTGCTTCACCTCTGTATTATGAATACCTGATACGGCTACCATGCAGGCAGTATCCTTTGGATTCTTGCGGATGCGCAAAGGAGCTGTGACCAGATATACCTGATCGTTGTGCACGGCCATGTCCAGGTATCCGTGATAAGGGTAATCTGCTGAAGGCAGGTAAGTAGTACTATGCCCAATTTGCTGATGATCAGGGGAATACTGATAAACCTGTACCCGTTCGCCTGGCGTTTCCTTCCGATCCATTTCACCGCCGGCAAATGCAGCAATGGCATAATAGCCGCTACGCGGGTCTTTGGCCACATAGAAATCGTGTGAGGCAAAGTTGTCCTGTACGACAACATCCCTGTGCTGGATAGTAGGCAGTTCGCCTAACTGATCTTCCTTTACTAACTGACCGGTTTTGCCATCCAGTATCAATCTGTATAGACGTGGCTTGTACTTAACCAGTTGCTGGAGAAAGATGACTACCTGGTTGTTTATTTCATAGATACCATCTATTTCTGTGTCATTCAATGCGTTTATATCGAACAGTTGACCAGTTACCGTATCGGTTGTAGCTATCTTGTGCTTTGCATCGTACATGTTGACGATAATACCTGCTTTTTTATCAAAGTGCAGGTAAGCTGTATAACTGTTGTTGAGGAGTAGAATCTTATCAAATCCATCTCCTGGTTCAGGGAAGTTATTGCTAAGTTGTACTTGTGGTACCTGCGCGGAAAGTTGTGATGCAAATAACACGGCAAGAAGGCTGGTGCCTTGCCAGAAATATCTCATAGGTAAAAAAAAGGTTATGAATGTAAATGTATAATTAATTTCCCAAATGTTTAATGAGAACATACTGATTGTTTGCCCTTTATCCTTTTTTACTTGTCCTTTCGCCCCTTTTATTATATTTATGCATTATTATTAACAATTGAATGATATAATGAGAAGCAACAAGTTCTTACTTTTTTGTCTGTTAGGAGCAAGTCTGGCGGGTCCTGCATTAGCACAGACAGAAGCCCCCAAATACGATCCGCACGCGGCTTTTAATCCACTATTCTACTCTTCAAACGGCAATGAGTACCGCAGCGCTTCCGGTGCTCCTGGCCACAAATACTGGCAAAACAGGGCAGATTATGTCATCAATACTACCCTGGATACGGGTACGCACAGATTGACTGGTTCCGTAGCCATTACCTACACCAATAACAGCCCTGATCAGCTACCTTTCCTGTGGTTACAGCTGGATCAGAACATTTTCAGGGAAGATAGCCGTGGTTCTGCTACCGCAGTAGTCACCGGTGGTCGTTTTGCCAACAAGAGCTACACCAAGGGTGATGAAATCAAATCGGTGAGTGTAGTGAGCAATGGCAAGGCTACCCCTGTCAGGTATTTAATCAGCGATACCCGTATGCAGATCTTCCTGCCTAAGCCACAGGCTGCGAATGGCGCTGCATTACAGATAAAAATTGAGTATGCTTTTGATATTCCGCAATACGGTACTGACCGTATGGGGCGCTTAACTACCCAGAATGGCTGGGTGTACGAGATAGCCCAGTGGTATCCACGCATGGAAGTATACGACGATGTACTGGGTTGGAACAGCATTCCTTACCAGGGAGCGGCAGAGTTCTACCTTGAGTATGGCAACTTCGACTACAAGATTACCGCACCTGCAGGTCTGGTCATAGTAGGTAGTGGTGAACTGGTGAACAGCGCCCAGGTACTGACTGCTAAAGAACAAGCGCGTCTGGCACAGGCTTATAAAAGTGATAAGACTGTGATGATCAGGGATAGCAGCGAAGTCGCAAAGCCTACTGAATCACGCAAGGGGAACCTGACCTGGCACTTTGTATGTAAAAATGCAAGAGACGTGTCCTGGGCAGCTTCCAAAGCATTCGTATGGGATGCGGCACGACTGAAACTGCCAAGTGGCCGTAAGGCACTGGCACAGTCAGTATATCCGACGGAAGCGATCAGGCGTCCGAACGGCTGGTTCAGATCTACTGAATTTGTAAAAGGTTGTATCGAGTTTTACTCCAAACAATGGTTTGAATTTACTTACCCTGTAGCCACCAACGTAGCTGGTAGCATTAGTGGTATGGAATATCCGGGTATCGTATTTTGTTCCTGGAGAAGCACCGGTTCCGGTCTATGGGGTGTAACCGATCACGAATTCGGTCACAACTGGTTCCCGATGATCGTGGGTAGCAACGAACGTAAATATGCCTGGATGGATGAGGGCTTTAATACGTTCATCAACCAGGGTTCTACTGAAGCATTTAACAAAGGAGAGTACTACACACCGATGCAGGTACAGAATACCGGCCGTGGC is a genomic window of Chitinophaga sp. LS1 containing:
- a CDS encoding M1 family metallopeptidase; translated protein: MRSNKFLLFCLLGASLAGPALAQTEAPKYDPHAAFNPLFYSSNGNEYRSASGAPGHKYWQNRADYVINTTLDTGTHRLTGSVAITYTNNSPDQLPFLWLQLDQNIFREDSRGSATAVVTGGRFANKSYTKGDEIKSVSVVSNGKATPVRYLISDTRMQIFLPKPQAANGAALQIKIEYAFDIPQYGTDRMGRLTTQNGWVYEIAQWYPRMEVYDDVLGWNSIPYQGAAEFYLEYGNFDYKITAPAGLVIVGSGELVNSAQVLTAKEQARLAQAYKSDKTVMIRDSSEVAKPTESRKGNLTWHFVCKNARDVSWAASKAFVWDAARLKLPSGRKALAQSVYPTEAIRRPNGWFRSTEFVKGCIEFYSKQWFEFTYPVATNVAGSISGMEYPGIVFCSWRSTGSGLWGVTDHEFGHNWFPMIVGSNERKYAWMDEGFNTFINQGSTEAFNKGEYYTPMQVQNTGRGMFGTDPIMTIPDVIQNSYLGTAAYYKPAAGLTILRDYILGKERFEFAFRTYINRWAFKHPTPWDFFRTMENAAGEDLSWFWRGWFLENWALDQAVKDVKYVSGDPAKGALITIENRDQLVMPVVLAITDSNGKTDTVKLPAEVWQRSGTWTFKYNSVTKLTGVVIDPAKGLPDIDPSNNVWKGEVRKVATGTTATDVINRYFAAIGGMDKLNGIKDQSMSAMGSVQGTEISMTKKYKSPDKYYMDIYIAAMGAHASRLIINGDSVVAEQMGNRMPVDADMRKELKGSLELFPEREYLSDGAKLVLSPDFEQVNGKDAYKVTVTEPDGEVIELYFDAASYYKVKSINKQGDQITGMLEFSDYKDVSGIKFPFTLVNTIGGNQQINFKVNEVKVNSGLNDSEFK